A region of the Elusimicrobiota bacterium genome:
GCTCTCCTGGCTCCCCAGCCTGCGGATGGTGTCGTAGATGCGGTCGCGCTGATTGAAGCGCATGTCGTACTCGGTGCTGGACTTGACCGCCTCGCTGAGCTGGTTGGCGTGGCGCTCCACCTCGGCCAGCAGGCTGCTGCTGTGGGCGCGGCTGTTGAACTCGGCGAATATGCCGATGGTCACCAGCGCCGTGGCGCAGACGGCCAGAGTCAGCTTGAGGCCGATCTTCTCCCGGATCATGGCTGGTCCTGGTGGCAATGAGAGCACTGGGCGTCGGCGTGGCAGGAGAAGCACGGCTTGTGCAGGGTCTCCATCGAGCGCTTCGGCTTCTTGGGCTGGGCCGCGGCTCCCGGCGGGCGCGGCTTGGGCTCGTGGCAGCCGGCGCAGGTCTGGTTCTGATGGCAGGCCGTGCACTCCAGGCCGAACTGCTTGACATGCGCTTCGTGCCGGAAGGTCACGAACCGGCCCTTCTGGGAGGAGGTCTCGTAGACGATGGGAGCCGGGAGCTTGGCTTGGGGGAAGCCCTTGGGCGCGCCGCCGGCTCCGGGGCCGGCCTTGCGGGCATGGCATGAGCCGCAATCGGATTCGTGGCTCCACTGCAGGTGGCAATCGACGCATTGCCGGTGGCGGGCCCCCTTGAGGTCGGGCTTGGTCAGGTCCGTACGGCGGCGCGAGGACGAGTGGCATTCGCCGCACTTGAAGATGGGGCGCGACTGGTTGTAATGATGGCAACCGTAGCAGCCGTCGCCCATCTCCGCCAGCTTCGCGTGCGCCTTATGAGGGAAACGGACCGGCCCGTAGGTGTCGGAGAGCTCGCCCATCGTGATCGTGCGGGGAGCCTGCGAGAGGGGATGGCGCCCCCAGATCTTCTCGCGGGGGCAGCTGACCAGCGCCGGGCTCTCTCGGGTCGGCTTGTCGCTGGTGTGGCAGGTCCGGCAGTCGGCCGCGCCCCAGGCGCCCGTCAGCGCGGCCAGCCCCAGCGCCAGGAGCATCTTCATGGGTTCATCCGTGCACCGTGTACTTGGCCTTGGGCGAGAGGGTCCGGTCGGGCAGGCTGATGACCGGGAAGAGCAGCACCGCGGCGCGGTAGAGAAGGACGAGCAGGCTGATGAAGCCAACGGTCACGCAGACCTCGCCGAAAGCCGGGTGGTAGGGCCGCAGCGAATACGGCGGCGTGTAGGCGATGAGGAAGTTGTCCACCCGGTTGACCGCCACCCCGGCCACGACCAGGGCCGAGGCCGTGAGGAGCAGGGCCGGGGACTTGAGGACCGCGCGCGACATGAACATGCGCAAAGGGATGACCACGCCGAACAGGACCTCGACCATGAACATGACGCTGGCGGTATTGAATGTCGCCAGGTGGACGAAGGTCTCCCGGACGAACATGTCCCCGATCTTGAAGGCGAGGTAGACGCCCAAGAGCGGCGCGGTCATGCGGCCCAGTCCCGCCAGGACGGACATCTCGGGCTTGAGGCCGAAGGAGCGCGCCGCCAGGAGGGATTCCAGGATCACCATGGGGAAGCCCACCGAGACCGCGGAGAGCAGGAACAGCAGGGGCAGGATCGGGGTCTGCCAGAGGGGATGCATCTTGGGCCCGGCGATGACCATGAGCGTGCCCAAGGAGGACTGGTGCAAGGTGGAGAGCACGACGCCGGCGATGATGAAGACGAACATGGTGCGCGCCAGGCCGCGGTCCAGGGCGGCGAGCAGGCGCTCCGCCAGGGGGTTGAGCCTGGCCAGAGGGCCCGGCAGAGCCACGCGCCCCAGGAAGCGCTCGACCGCCACGGGCAGGAACTCGATGTAGAGGACGTGGATGTAGATGACCACGCAGATGCCGACCTCGAAGAGGGCCGAGGTGCCGTTCCACATGACCAGGGGATGCCAGATGTAGTAGGGACGCCCGATGTCGATGCAGACGCCCAAGGCCACGAAGGTGTAGCCCAGCAGCGCGGTGAGCAGGGCCGGCCGCACCACCGCGTGGTACTGCTCCCGGTGCATCACGTGGCCGAGCGCCGCCGTGGTGAAGCCTCCCGCGGCCAGGGCCACGCCCGCGGCCACGTCGATGCCGATCCAGATGCCCCAGGGGTACTGGTTGCTCAGGTTCGTGACGGCTCCGATGCCGAAGAGCAAGCGGCCGGCCAGGAAGACCAGTCCGTTGAGGGCCAGAAGGATGAGCACTCCCACGCCGGGAGTCAGGAAGCGCCGGGGCAAGGGCGTGGGCCTCATGAAGCGGTCCATGCTCAGGCCTCCTCCCCGGACTCCGGGCTGTGCTTGGCGATCCACATGACCGCCCCCAGCAGGGCGTAGAGCGAGACCGGCGGGATGAAGTAGGCGAATATGCCGTGCTGGATGCTCTCCGAGACCCCGGGCGCCGGGCTGCGTCCCAGACGGGGGAACTGGAGGGCGGCGAAGTCGACTCCGGAGAGGTAGAGCCAGTCGGTGCCGCCCACCTCGAACTCCCCGAAGACGTGGCTCACGTAGCGCTCCGGGAAGCGCCGGACCCGGTCTTTGGCGATGCGCACCAGCTCCTCGCGCGGGCCGAAGGTCATGACCTCCATCGGGCAGATCTCCACGCAGGCCGGGATCCTCCCGGCCTTGCGCCGCTCGAAGCAGAAGTCGCACTTCATGATCCGGGGCTGGAGCGCCTTGTGATATTCGAAGGCCGGGATCTGGAAGGGGCAGGCGATCATGCAGTAGCGGCAGCCGATGCACTTGTCCGTGTCCCAGACCACCGCGCCGTTCTCAGCCTTGGTGAGCGCGCCTACGATGCAGGCCGAGACGCAGGCCGGCTGGGCGCAGTGCATGCACTGGACCTTCACGGTGACGGGGAGTCCGGGCTTGCGGGGGTTCTCGTAGCGGTTGACCACGGTCAGGGCCGTGTCGTCGGGGCGGCGCATCCGGGCGAAGACCGAGCGGTCCTCATAGGCTTCCTGAGGAGGGGTGGCCAGGCCGTGGGCCTGCTTGCAGGCGTATTCGCAGTTGCGGCAGCCGATGCAGACGGTGGTGTCCACGAGCACGCCGCTGCGCTCGGGCGCCGGCGACCGGCCGCCCGAGGCCTGGGCGGCGGAGGGAGTCAGCCCGGCGCCCAGGACCGCGGCGCCCGCCAGGAACTCCCGCCGGGTGAGGTTCGCCACGCCTATTTCCCTGCTCCCGGGTAGCGCGGCGGCACGCGCAGGCCGCGCGCCGCGAGCATGGAGGCCAGGCGGCCGGGGTCGTCCGTGATGATGCCGTCCACGCCCCAGGACAGGAGCTTGGCGACGAGGCCGGCATCGAATGTGGTCCCGAGCTTCTCGGGCCAGCTCCACACGACGACCTTGAGGCCCAGGCGGTGGGCCTCGGCGAGCGCCGCCTGGGTCAGCTCGGCGTCCTCGGGCTCCCAGGCGAAGCCGCCCAGGGCCTTGACCATCCTGGGGATGGAGCCGCCGTAGTCCTTGACGAGCGCGCCCCCGGTCCAGAGTCCCGCGGCCTTGGGGTCCTCGCCGTAGAAGCTGTCCGGCCCGCCGGGCTCGTTGTCCCGAGAGGTCAGGTAGGCGGTCTTGACGTTCCGGTCCAGCCGCCGCAGCTCGGAGAGGCAGCGCCAATCGAAGGCCTGGATCTCGGCGCGGCCGATGATGCCTTCCTCCTTGAGGATCCGGTGGAGGGCCTGGGCGAAAGCCTTGGGGTCCGGGCTGCGCTCCGGCTGGGCCGGGTCGGTCTTCATCTCGATCTGGAAGCCCATCTTATGCCGGGCGGCCTTCTCGACATAGCGCGCGACTTCGCGCAAAGTGGGCATGTGCGTGCCGTCCACCGGGACTTGGTCAGGGAAGAACTTGGCGTAAGCGCTCTCCGGGTTCAAGCGGCCCACGTCGAAGCTCTGGAGCTCGCGGAGCGTGAGGTCCTTGGCCGCGGGGCCCTTGGTGATGTAGCGCCCGGCGCTGTCGCGGGCGAGGTTCGGGCTGACCAGGAGGTCGTGGGAGACCAGCACTTCGCCGTCCTTGGTGAGCACGACGTCCATGTCCACCCAGTCCGCGCCGATGCTCAGAGCGGCCCGATAGGCGGGCAGGGTGTTCTCCGGGGCGAAGGAGCGGCCGCCGCGGTGGGCGTAGACCTGCACGGAGCCGGCGGGCGCGGCGGGCGCGGCCAGGACGAACGCCGAGAGCAGGGTCGTGAGTTGGGTCATGTCGCCTCAGCGCCCCGGGGCGCTGTCCCCATTGTACTATCTTTGCGGAATGCGACAGGCATGACGGCGGTCATGGGTTGCACCCACTGAAAGCAGGTAGGCTGGCGAAATGCCGTACCGGCCCTGGCGGCGCAGAGCGCCGCCAGGCGCGCGCCCCGCTATTCCTCTGGGGCGCGCAACCTCATGAAAGCACATTGTCCCGGAATCGTACATGCCTGTCCGTGATGGCTGGCCGCAAGCAGAAGACCGATATGGCGCGGTCCGCTTGCGCACCAGCCTCCGGATGGGGTCACAGCCCTCTATTGAGGTTGCGCGCGTGAGAGGAAAGGACGCGCGCGGGTTCCGGCGCCGGGCGCCGGAACCTCCATTGTGATGGGCTTTCTGGATGACTGCAAAAGACGGCGCCTGCGGTATCGGAAGTTCCACCGGTGCCGGCCGGACGGATCTCCTTACGGCCGGCGACTTCGCGAGATAAAAGTATTTATGCCACCAGCGCTTTTTGATATTTCACCGCCAGCGCTGGAGGTAATGTGACGAAAAATACATGCGCCGCCAACACTTTCTTGTTCAGAAGTCGCCGCGCTTGGCGCGACTCGACGGTCGGTGAAAATCACCTACTTATCTTGGGTGCGCCCGCGGTCATGGCTTCGGGATAGGCCTCGGGCGAGACTCAGAGCTTCTGCCGCAGCAAAGCGTCCATATCGAAGCTCGCGGCATCCGCCGCGCGGGGCGCCACCCCGAGACGTTCTCTGAGATAATCCAGAGCCTGTCGCGCGCGCCGGATATGGTAGCGTTCGGACGCCTCCTGCAGCATGGGCGCCGCGAGAAGCGGCATCCGGGCCTGGAGATATCTGAGCCCGGTCATCTCCAGGAGCTCCTCATGACGCATGCCGGTATCCCGGGGCAGGTCCGCCGCGTAAGGGGAGATCTGCGGAGCCGGGACCTCGCGAGGCGACACGGCCGACGGCTCGCGATGCTGCAGGACTTCGTCGATCGCGCGGCTCCAGAGGAAGGCCAGGGTCCAATTCCCCTCCATGGAAAGATGTATCCCGTCCACGATGAAAGGGAACGACAGGACGCCCCGCGGCGAGGCCCGGACGATGAAGTCCCGCAGTCCGACGACGTGCCCGCCGAAACGGCGCGCGGACCGTTTCCAGCATTCGCCGCGTTCGATGATCCGGTCGTCGCCCCTCACCAAGGATCGCGCCAGCGAATCGGGATCGCAGCCCTTGGTGAGCCGGCAGACCAGCAGCCGGCGATAGTCGCCGTCGCAGGCGTCCAGGAAGGAGCCCAGCGATCCGTCCCCCGCCTCGCGCCTGCGCGTGTACTCCAGAGACGTCACGGTGCTCTGGACGGGCGTGGTCACCACGGTCTCAGCGCCCATCTGCCGGGCCGTCTGAACCAGCAGATCCGTCCAGGCTTGGAAAGCGAGGTCCGCGTCGCACCGGTCGTGCCCCGGGAACTGAGGGCCGCCCCGTTGACGGAGCAGCGAGATCAGGAGGTCGGGCCCCCGCGCCCTCACGGTCCAGAGCAGATGGGAACGCTCCACGAGCCGCCGCCAAAGGCCATGCGCCTTCGGCCGGCTCAAGGGCAGGCACGCCTCGGAGTCCGTGTCGAAGCGGTCGTTCACCCCTTGATAGAAGATGATGAGGTCCGGCTGGTATCGTCTTATGGCGAGCAGGTAGTAGTAGGCATCCATGGCCATCGAGCCGGCGCGCCCCATGTTGACGACCGTGATGGGCCGGTCCGGCAGCCTGGCGCGCAGGAAGTCGCGGAGCATGGTGGGCGCGCTGCCGAAAGGCCCCCAAGGACTGCCCTGGACACTCGACTCTCCGAAGACGAACACGCGCAGCTCTCCCTTCCGGCGCCGCCGGCCCAGGGGCGCGCCCGGGCGGTGGTCCGATATCCCGTGGTCGCTGATGCGGTAGTTCACCAGCGGCAGCCGACTGACGTAGACGCCTTCTTTCAACAGCACCGGCGCCGGCACCGGGAGGAAGAGCCGAGTCAGGAGTTCGAGGGCCGAGACCGTCAAGACGAAGCTGGCCGCCGATAGCGCCACCCGCGGCAGCAGGAAGCGCAGGGCCTTGCGCATGCCTACCCGCGGCGCCTGCGCGCCAGCACCCCGGGCTTGGGGACCAATCCGTGGGGCAGGACCTTGAGCACGTCGAAGCCCGCCTCTTCGCACCAGGCGGCCAGCTCCTCCTTGGTGTGGTGGGACTGGAACGGCGGAGAGAGCCAATCGAAGTTCTCGATGAGCCGGACCCGGTAGCTCGGGTGCACGGAGAAGGTCAGGTACTTCACCAGGGGCAGGGCTCCCAGCGCGGCCAGCGGGGAGCACAGCAGGTAGACCAAAGCCAGCGGCAGGCGCGTCGTGAACACGCGCAGGCAGTCGCTGAGCAGATGCCTCGCCCCCACCACGAACCAGGCCAGACGCCGGTGCTCCTCCACCCAGGCCCGCTCCGGCCGCAGAGGATTCGTCGCGAAATCCTCGAAGCTCCCGGCCTTGCCGTAGAGCCACACGCTCAGAAGCCCCCCCGGCTTGACCAGCCTGGCCACGGCCAGGAACGCCTCATGCGCATCCTTGGTGTGATGCAGGACCCCGTGGCTGTAGACGAGATCGAAGAACCCGGCCCGGAACGGCGGCTTGAGCAGGTCGCCCTGCACCACGTGCAGGCGCTCCTCCTCGCGAGCGAAGGGCGCCAGCCTGGCCAGGCTCCCGGACAGGTCCACCCCCGCCACCTCCGCGCCCAGAGACAGCGCCACCAAGGTGTAGCGTCCCATGCCGCAGCCCGCGTCGAGCACGGTCTTGCCCTGCAGCTCTGCGGCCTCCAGCTGGCACTCCTCCAGGAACACCGCCTGGTCCTCGGCCAAGGAGCCCGGATAGCGCGACCACTCCCAAGTGAAGCTCCGGCTCGTCGCGGCCACGCGCGCATCGATCTGCTCCTCGAGCAGGAGCCGCGGCACGGACTCGGCGATCGGATACTCGCGGCGGCAGGAGCCGCAGGCCAGGCTGCCCGCCTCGATGTCCGCCTTCGGCTCCGGCATCACGCTCAAGCTCGCGAAGCGCATTGGCGCGCCGCAGCAGGGCGACGCCAGCCAACCCAGCAGACCCATCTTCATGCCTTCATCCTCCGCAGGAAGTCCTTGATCCCGCCCAAAGTGAGCCCCACGCGGTAGAGGAAGACCAGCCCCATGCCCGTCACCAGGACGAACGTGCACATGTGCAGGAACACCGCGTAAGCCAAAGCCTCGGGGGGCGCGGCGCCCAGCTTGACCACGATCGATTTCACCAAAGACTCGAAGGTCCCGATCCCGCCCGGCGCCGCGGGCAAAGCCGCGCCCGCTCCGGCCCAGGAGAGCACGAGGATGGCCCGCGGATAATCGATCCAGCCCTGCAGCCCCAGAGCGAAGGCCCCCAGCCGGAACACCAGCGCATCGACCGACCAAAGCGCCAAGCTCAGGGCCGCCACGGGGATGAGAGCCCGCGGCTGGCGCAGCACCGCCGCGCCCAAGGCCAGGTGCGTCATGATCTCGTGGACCTTGCGCCACGAGCGCAGGCGGCGCTCCACGAACCCCCCCGGCTCCAGGCTGCGCTCCGCCAAGGTGAGGAAGAGCAGGCCGCCGACCACCGCCGCCAGCAGCGCCGCGGCGACTTGACGCAGGTGGGCATCGACGATGCCGGGCTGCAAGGCCGCGGCGGTGACGAAAAGGGTCAGCAGCGCCGCCACGTCCAAGACGCGCTCGACCACCACGCTCGCCAGGACGGTGGCCAGAGGCACACGCAGCCTCTCGGCCGCCAGCACCGCGCGCAGCAGCTCGCCCAGACGGGCGAAGAGCAGATTGTTGACCGCCAAGCCGATGGTGGAAAGCCGGAACAGCTCGCCCAACGGCGCCTTCACGGCCCCCGAGAGCAGGATGCGCCAGCGCAGAGCGCGCAGCCCGATGTCCGCGAACATGATGATGAAGATGATCCCGGGCAGCCAGCGCCAGCGCGCGCCGGCCAGAGCCCGGCCCAGGTCCGCGTACTGCACGTTGCGCAGGGCCAAAGCCAGGAAGAGCCCCGTAAATCCCAAGGCCACCGCCACGGACAGGATCTTGCGGCGGCTCACAGCGCCCCCGCCCGCAGCAGGGCTCCGCAGGAAGCCAACCAGGCGGACCAAGCCAGGAGCCCGATCAGGACGAAAATGGTCCAATGGACCGGCCGAAAATCCAGGCGCAGGTCCACGTCCCGGCCCGCCGCACCCGGCGGCATGCGCACGGCCTGGAAGAAACCCCATGGCTCCAAGACCGCGGGAGCCCCGTCCAGCCAGGCGCGCCAGCCCGGATAGGCCGGGACCGTCGCCACCAGACGCTGCGCACCGGGCGGCGCCCGGCCCGCGATCCGCCAGCGCTCCGGCCTCGGAGACCCGATGTCCAATGACGCCGCCTCCGGCCCCCCCGCGGAGGTGAAGAAAGCCAGCGGCAGAGCGCCGGCATTGGGCACAAGCTCGCCCTCGGCCGTCAGCCGATAGGCGACCCCGGCCAGACGCATCAGCGGCGTGTCGGCGCGGGACAGATAGGAGCGGCTGGCGTCCGCGGCGGGCCTGCCCTCGCTGGCCGCGGCGAAGGCGGGGAAGCCCCCCAGGTAGAACGCGTCGTAGCCGTTGACGTTCATGGCCCGGTAGAGCATGGTCTTGTCCGCGCTGGCCAAGGCCGGGTCGCTGAGGATGCGCAAAGGCCGTCCGCCCGCGGCCCGGGCCAAAGCGGAGTTGACGGAGAGATAGCGGGCGGAGCTCTCCGACTTGACGAAGGGGCTTGCCCACGAGAGCAGCTGCACGAAGGCCGCGGCCAGAATGAAGGCCTTGAGCTCCGGCTTGAGCGAGCTTTCCCAGCGGCGCGCTCCGGCGCCGGCGGCCATGACCAGCCCCCACAGGGACAAGAGGAGGTATCGCGACGGCGTCCTCAGCAGGCCGGCGGGCCCCGCGCTCGCGAGCCGGTAGAGCGGATTGTTCCAGCCCAGGGCCAGGAACACACCCAGCCCGATCAGCACCGCGGCGCGCCAGGCGCGCGCGCGCCACAGCCCGGCCGCGGCGGCCAAAAGCCCGGCCCAGCCGATGAAGACCCCGGAGGACTCGAAGAACACCGACGGAACGTCTCCCCAGGTCCCGTCCAGGGGATTGCCCAGGGCGTTGGGCCAGAGCCAGGTGAGCAGGTCCCGCGGCGAGACCGAATAGGCGGCGAGGAAGGATTGCGGCCAGTTCCGGCGCACGGAGAGGCTCACGAACCGCCAGGTGTCCGGCCATTGCATGATCGCCAGGACCGCCGCGCCCAAGCCCGCGCAGGCGAGCCGGCCCATGAGCCGGCCGCGCTCCTTGCGGCACAACGCCCAGGCCGCCATGCCTGCGGCGTTGGCGAGCAGGAACTGCGGATGCCCGGAAAGGAACTGCAGGGCCCAGGCCGCGGCCAGCAAGCCCGGCCGGCAGGACAGGAATGCCAGCCAGCACCAAGGCACCCAGGCCAAGGCGGCGAGCAAGGTCGGTATGCCTTCGGTCACGCGGTAGAGGACGAAGGGCGAGAAGCAGTAGAGGCCGGCCAAGAAGAGCGCCGCTGCGGAGCTTAGGCCTTCGCGCCGCGCCAGCAGCAGCAGGCCCAGGCCGCCCCAGAGGATGTGCAGGGCGAAATCCCAGGACAAAGCCAAGGCCAGAGGCAGTATCCGGGAGAGCACGCTGAGCGGATAGAAAAGGCCGGCCTGGGAATTCGCCGAGAGCGGGCCGCCGCAGAAGATGTAGGGGTTCCAGAACGGCAGACGGCCCTCTTGCAGGGCGCCGCTGACCAAGGCGCGCAGGGGATGATGATAGGCGTAAAGGTCGCCGAACCCGGCCAGGGCCGCCGTCGGCGAGAAGACCGCCGGAGCGAGCAGCGCCAGGACCAGGCCGGAAAAAAGCGCGAATGCGCCGGAGTCTTTGGCCCTCATAGCGGTCAGCGGGAGGCGAAGCCTGCCCGCGCTCGCCGAAGGGCGAGATTATACCAATATAGCCCGAACGCCGACAGGAATACCGCGGTCAGGAGCAGGCCCGCGCGCCAGGAGGCCGGATCGTAGAAGAACCGCAGGCGCCAAGGCCCTTGCGGCACTCGGACCTTCTGGAACGCGCCCCAGGCGGGCAGGACCTCCACGAGGCGCGCGGCCCCGCCAGCCTCCAGCATCGTTTTCCAGCCGGGATAGCGGGGCTCGGCCACGAAGGCCCAGCCGGCCTGGGTCCCGGCTACCTCGAATCGGTCGTCCCGCGGCCACGACTCGGGCAGGGGTTCGGCCGCGGCCGGCAGCGGCGCGCCGGGAAGCTCCGCGGACAAAGCCTCGCCGGCGCGCTCATCGAGGGCCCAGGCCAGACCGGTCTTGCCGGCCGCGCGATAGGCGTGCCAGAGGACCTCTCCGGCCGGCTGCAGCAGGGGAGTCGCGGGCACCGGGTCGCGCGTGAGCAAGATGCCGATCCCGGCTCCGGGCAGCAGACGCGCGGCGGCCGCGGCCGAGGGCTGGCGGTAAAGCAGGTCCATGAGGTCGTATGTGGTCCTGGGCACCAGCGGCTCCCCGAAGTTGCCCGCCGCGCGCAGCCGGTACGGATCGTTGGTGAGGCCGTAGAGGCGCCATTTCCAATCCCTGACGCCGAAGCCGCTGTGGCTTTCCAGCGCCTGGGGCGAGAGGAGATAGCGCCGGCCGCCGCTGTGTTCCTGCAGCCAAGGCGGCAAGGGCCCGGCGTCGGTGAAGAGCCCGCGCGGAGCCAGGGGGGCTTGGCCCACGCCGTAGCAGAGGAGCTCGCCGGCCAAGAGCAGGACCAGCGGCGCCCGCCAGGAAGGCCGCAGCCTCTGCGCGCCCGCCGCCGCGAGCAGAGCCACGATGGGCCAACCCAGATAGGCCAGGTTGCCGGGGTAGCGGACGAAGCGCAGAGGAGCGAGATGCTGCCAGGCCGCGCGGGAGACCGCCGTCGCATCGCCCAGGATCAGGAACAACACCGTGCCGAGCAGCGCCGCCAAGCCCGCGGCCCGCCTGCGGCCCAGGCTCCAGAGGCCCCAGGCCGCCAGGAGGACGCCGGTGAAGCCCGCGTAGCTGGATCTGGTCCAATTGACCGCCGGATTGAAGCCGGGGCTGAGCAGGGGGCTGACCCAAAGGGTCAGGTCGCGCCCGGAGTAGCCGAAAAGGAGAGTCTCCTCGATCCCCATGCCGCCGCTGCGCCGGGAGAGTCCGAGGAGTTCCGCTCCGGGCAGGAGCTGGCAGGCGGCCAGGCCCGCGGCCAAGGCCCCGGCCGCCAGCCAGCCTCGGCCCCAGGACCATGCCGGCTTGGCCAGGACCGCGCTCACCGCCCAGGCCAGCAGCGAGCCGCCGACCAAGAAGGGTGGATAGCCGGCCAGGAAAGCGGCGGCCAAGGTCAAAGCCAGCAGGGCCGGCCTGCGGAAGAAGAGCAGCAGCGCCGGCAGCAGGCTCAGAACGGCCAGATGATTGAGGAAGGGCATGCGGCTCAGAAGCCCGCCGCCCAGCACGAGGACCGCGGCGCCGGCCAGGGCGGCCGATGAGCGCAGGCGCAGGGAGCGCAGCCAGAGCCACATCAGCCAGCCGGCCAGCCAGTAGTGGAGGCCATGGAAGCAGGCCGTGGCGGTGGCGAAGCCGAAGATCCGGAATGGGACCGTGCCGGGATAGAAGACGGCCCTCTGCATGTTGGCCGCCATGGGCATGCCGAAGTACAGGAAGGGGTCCCACGCCGGCAGCTGTCCCGCCTGCAGGAGCTGCGTCGAGGATTGCTGCCAGGGCAGGTGCAGATAGGTCAGGTCGCCCCAGAACGGCATGAGCCCCCGCGACCAAGCCGGCGCGAAAAGCCCCAGGACCAGCAGAGCCAGCAGGGCGGCGGCCCACGCCTCCAACCTGGGCCTAGCCCGGTCCATTTCCCCTCAGGCTCGGGCACGAGGCCGCGCCGCGCGCATGGGCGGAGCGGGCCCGGTCCTCGCGGCCCAATCGGCGGTAGGTCGTCTCCAGCCAAGACCAGGTGGAGGCCCGGAAGGGATTCTGCGCCGCGGCGCGCTCGAAGTCGGCGGCCGCGGCCTGGAGGCGCGACCCATCGGCGCCCGAGAGCGACGCCTCGATGAACCCGGAGAGCCGCGCGGTCTCCGGGTGGTCGCAACGACGGGCGGAAGCCTCCAGGAGCGCCAGCGCCTCGGTCTTGGAGCCGCCGGAGTTCACCAAGGCCTGGGCCCGGGCCCGGCCGATGTCGGCCTGCCACCTCTGCCAGACCGACTGCCCGGCGCAGAGGCCCGCGGCCAAGGCCAGCGCGCAAGCCGGCAGCCGCCAACGAGCCGGGACCGCGAGCCCTGCCCCGCTCTCGGGCAGACATGAGCCGACGCAGCAGCAGAACAGCCAGAGCACCGCCGGGATGGAGAGGGCATAGTCCCACAAGGACTGGACCAGCAAGGCCAGGGCGGCGACGCGCTTGGCCGGGGGGCCGCGCCGCAGGATCAGCCAGAGCCCGGCCAGCCAGGCCGCCAGGAAGGGGAATCCCTCCTCGGCGGCGGTCTCCAGGAAATGCTGGTGCGCGTAGAGGCTGGCCAGCGGCCGGCTGGGGTCGACGTAGGCCGGCAGGACATAGGCGAAGGTGCCGGGGCCGGAACCCAGCCAGGGCCTGGCCAAGCCCATGCGCGCCGCGGCCGTCCACCAGACCCAGCGGTCGCGCACGCCCGCGGTCCCGAGCTTGGCTGCGGCCAGGGCCAGGCAGAACAGGACCGCGGCCGCTACGGTCCAGACCCTCCCGGGCCGGCGCACCAGCAGCAGCGCCGCGGCCAGCCCCAGCCACGCGCCGACGCTGTGCGCCCAGGTCAGGCACAGCAGGAGCAGAGCCGTCAGGATCCAATCCTTCTGCGTCACGGCCAAGGGCAGGAAGAGCAGTATGGCGCCGGCGAAGACGTTCACATTGAGCAGGCTGGCCGGGGGACGGTCCAGGTGCAGGCCGAAACGCTGGTAGAGGGCGAGCAGGACCAGGGCCCAAGCGACCGCCCGCATCCCAAGGTCCACGAGCCGGCGCTGGTCTCCAGGCATGACCGAGTAGGCCAGCAGCACGCCCAAGGCCGCCAGCCACACGTGCCAGGCGGGGACCGCGTAGGCCGGCAGAGGCCCGGCGTATGCGCAAAGACCGCCCCAGACCGCCAGGCCCAAGGTCCAAGCCAGCAGAGGCCGGGGGGGCAGAGGCAGGCGGCCGCGGAGCAGCCGGCCGCAGACCCACAAGACCGCGACGGCGAGGACGGCCAGCAGGAGCAAGGACTGCGCCCAGAGGTCCCAGGCGCCGCTCAGCAGCGGTCCCAGGACGGCCAGCAGTCCCGGGAAGAGGGCCAGCACGCCGCGGTCAGTCCGCCAGGATCTTCGGCGTCACGAAGATCAGCAGCTCCGTGCGCGTGCGCGCCTTGTGCTTGCTGCGGAACAGCCAGCCCAGGATGGGGATGT
Encoded here:
- a CDS encoding lysylphosphatidylglycerol synthase transmembrane domain-containing protein translates to MSRRKILSVAVALGFTGLFLALALRNVQYADLGRALAGARWRWLPGIIFIIMFADIGLRALRWRILLSGAVKAPLGELFRLSTIGLAVNNLLFARLGELLRAVLAAERLRVPLATVLASVVVERVLDVAALLTLFVTAAALQPGIVDAHLRQVAAALLAAVVGGLLFLTLAERSLEPGGFVERRLRSWRKVHEIMTHLALGAAVLRQPRALIPVAALSLALWSVDALVFRLGAFALGLQGWIDYPRAILVLSWAGAGAALPAAPGGIGTFESLVKSIVVKLGAAPPEALAYAVFLHMCTFVLVTGMGLVFLYRVGLTLGGIKDFLRRMKA
- a CDS encoding O-antigen ligase family protein, with the protein product MLALFPGLLAVLGPLLSGAWDLWAQSLLLLAVLAVAVLWVCGRLLRGRLPLPPRPLLAWTLGLAVWGGLCAYAGPLPAYAVPAWHVWLAALGVLLAYSVMPGDQRRLVDLGMRAVAWALVLLALYQRFGLHLDRPPASLLNVNVFAGAILLFLPLAVTQKDWILTALLLLCLTWAHSVGAWLGLAAALLLVRRPGRVWTVAAAVLFCLALAAAKLGTAGVRDRWVWWTAAARMGLARPWLGSGPGTFAYVLPAYVDPSRPLASLYAHQHFLETAAEEGFPFLAAWLAGLWLILRRGPPAKRVAALALLVQSLWDYALSIPAVLWLFCCCVGSCLPESGAGLAVPARWRLPACALALAAGLCAGQSVWQRWQADIGRARAQALVNSGGSKTEALALLEASARRCDHPETARLSGFIEASLSGADGSRLQAAAADFERAAAQNPFRASTWSWLETTYRRLGREDRARSAHARGAASCPSLRGNGPG